The proteins below are encoded in one region of Candidatus Hydrogenedentota bacterium:
- a CDS encoding SDR family oxidoreductase has product MTTGTPSTYFMTGCASGIAQHVADRLIARGDKVYATDVNYDALARHANEKGWPESRVKLDTLDVRKLEDWEEVFERAVETFGKIDVCMNIAGVMLGGWIHEQPAKEIDMQIDINLKGLIWGTQVASKHMVSNKSGHIVNIASLAGVAPIPGIAVYVASKYGVRGFSLAIANELKPLGVDVTVVCPDAIKTPLVEQCARTDAGAMVFSAPR; this is encoded by the coding sequence ATGACTACGGGCACACCTTCAACCTACTTCATGACCGGATGCGCAAGCGGCATCGCGCAGCATGTCGCCGATCGGTTAATTGCCCGCGGCGACAAGGTCTACGCCACCGACGTCAACTACGACGCGCTCGCGCGCCATGCCAATGAGAAGGGATGGCCCGAAAGCCGCGTCAAGCTAGATACGCTCGACGTGCGCAAGCTGGAGGATTGGGAAGAAGTCTTCGAGCGCGCCGTGGAGACGTTCGGTAAAATTGACGTCTGCATGAATATCGCCGGCGTCATGCTCGGCGGCTGGATCCACGAACAGCCCGCCAAAGAAATCGACATGCAAATCGATATCAACCTCAAGGGCCTCATCTGGGGCACCCAGGTCGCTTCCAAGCACATGGTCTCCAACAAGTCCGGCCACATCGTCAACATCGCGTCGCTCGCGGGCGTGGCGCCCATCCCGGGCATCGCCGTTTACGTCGCGTCGAAGTATGGCGTCCGCGGCTTCTCTCTCGCTATCGCCAACGAACTCAAACCACTCGGTGTCGACGTGACCGTCGTCTGCCCAGATGCCATCAAGACGCCTTTAGTGGAACAATGCGCGCGCACCGACGCCGGTGCCATGGTCTTTTCCGCGCCGCGC
- a CDS encoding DUF1569 domain-containing protein — MSLAKLTQENLPRFRDRINTLRADKRPNWGTMTATGMLVHLRTLIEMSLEEGTYKDYSTFYSRNIMRFVAFHVLRTWPKGTVKAPAEFTPESTASFDDERAKLFAAFDRFADAAATTPKRVTRHSLFGPLTLNYWTFMHARHFEHHFQQFGI, encoded by the coding sequence ATGTCCCTTGCCAAACTCACGCAGGAAAACCTGCCGCGCTTCCGCGACCGCATCAACACATTACGGGCCGACAAACGCCCGAACTGGGGAACGATGACCGCCACGGGAATGCTCGTGCACCTGCGCACGCTCATCGAAATGTCGCTCGAAGAAGGTACCTACAAGGACTACAGCACCTTCTACTCTCGGAACATCATGCGTTTTGTCGCATTCCATGTCTTGCGCACCTGGCCCAAGGGCACGGTGAAAGCCCCCGCAGAGTTCACTCCGGAATCGACCGCCTCATTCGACGATGAACGCGCAAAACTGTTCGCCGCCTTCGATCGCTTCGCCGACGCTGCCGCCACCACGCCCAAACGCGTCACGCGCCATTCCCTCTTTGGTCCATTGACGCTCAACTACTGGACCTTCATGCACGCCCGGCATTTCGAACATCACTTCCAACAGTTCGGCATCTAA